From a region of the Bombus terrestris chromosome 8, iyBomTerr1.2, whole genome shotgun sequence genome:
- the LOC100645329 gene encoding serine/threonine-protein phosphatase 2A 56 kDa regulatory subunit gamma isoform isoform X1 produces MSSRQSKKEKDATKIGKDKGKNGKDGETSDETNKVAGGPPVTAAPPPPTLINKIKYQPGGPVIKKDKRQSSSRFNISKNRELQKLPLLSETQQGNEREELFIQKLRQCCVLFDFETDPLSDLKWKEVKRTALNEMVEYVTKNKNVITEAIYPEAVNMFAVNLFRTLPPSSNPNGAEFDPEEDEPTLEAAWPHLQLVYEFFLRLLESQDFQPSIARRYIDQKFVLQLLELFDSEDPRERDFLKTTLHRIYGKFLGLRAYIRKQINNVFYRFIYETEHHNGIAELLEILGSIINGFALPLKEEHKIFLLKVLLPLHKAKSLSVYHPQLAYCVVQFLEKDPSLTEPVIRSLLKFWPKTHSPKEVMFLNELEEILDVIEPAEFQKVMDPLFRQLAKCVSSPHFQVAERALYYWNNEYIMSLISDNYAIILPIMYPAFYRNSRNHWNKTIHGLIYNALKLFMEMNQKVFDECTQQYYQDRQRERKFMKDRDEAWMRVEALAMRHPNYNAALKGITNTTSGTILQQQLDSPPPDEDGDTDQTPLTLEKIEAKANEAKKMTNSNKTKPLLRRKSDLPQDTYTMRALSDHKRADEYLVTPPDPNNC; encoded by the exons ATGTCGAGTCGGCagtcgaaaaaagaaaag GATGCGACGAAGATCGGCAAGGACAAGGGAAAGAACGGCAAGGACGGCGAGACCAGTGACGAG ACGAATAAGGTAGCAGGAGGACCACCGGTAACCGCCGCACCGCCACCACCAACGTTGATCAACAAAATCAAATACCAACCCGGAGGCCCTGTGATAAAGAAAGATAAACGGCAAAGTAGCTCAAGATTTAACATATCGAAAAATCGTGAACTTCAAAAGTTGCCGCTTCTATCCG aaaCTCAACaaggaaacgaaagagaagaaTTGTTCATCCAGAAACTACGGCAATGTTGTGTGCTATTCGACTTCGAGACCGATCCTCTTTCGGATCTAAAATGGAAAGAGGTGAAGCGTACTGCCCTCAACGAGATGGTCGAATATGTCACCAAGAACAAAAACGTGATCACGGAGGCGATCTACCCTGAAGCGGTGAACATG TTTGCAGTGAATCTGTTTCGCACTCTTCCACCATCGTCGAATCCGAACGGAGCGGAGTTCGATCCGGAAGAGGATGAGCCAACATTGGAAGCAGCCTGGCCTCACTTGCAACTAGTTTACGAATTCTTCTTACGATTGCTCGAGTCTCAGGATTTCCAGCCCTCCATCGCTAGACGTTACATAGACCAGAAGTTCGTGTTGCAACTTTTGGAACTATTTGACTCGGAGGATCCTCGGGAAAGAGATTTCCTGAAGACAACGCTTCATAGGATTTATGGGAAGTTTTTGGGACTTAGAGCGTACATCAGGAAgcaaataaataatgttttttatcgatttatataTGAAACCGAACACCATAATGGAATTGCCGAACTCCTTGAAATTTTGGGAAG TATAATCAATGGATTCGCACTACCATTAAAAGAAGAAcacaaaatatttctattaaaggTACTTTTACCTTTACACAAAGCCAAATCGCTCTCTGTATATCATCCGCAATTAGCATACTGCGTGGTTCAGTTCCTGGAGAAGGATCCATCATTGACTGAACCTGTTATTAGAAGCCTGCTAAAATTTTGGCCGAAAACACATTCCCCTAAAGAAGTAATGTTTTTGAATGAGCTAGAAGAAATTCTCGATGTGATTGAACCTGCGGAATTTCAAAAAGTCATGGACCCATTATTTAGACAATTAGCGAAATGTGTATCATCTCCACACTTTCAG GTGGCTGAAAGAGCTCTGTATTACTGGAACAACGAATACATAATGTCCCTTATATCGGATAACTATGCAATCATCCTACCAATCATGTATCCAGCATTCTACAGAAATTCTCGAAATCATTGGAACAAAACTATTCACGGCTTGATTTATAATGCATTGAAGCTATTCATGGAGATGAATCAGAAAGTATTCGACGAGTGTACACAACAGTATTATCAG gATCGACAGAGAGAAAGGAAGTTTATGAAAGACAGGGACGAAGCGTGGATGCGCGTTGAAGCATTAGCGATGAGACATCCGAATTACAATGCTGCTCTAAAAGGTATTACGAATACAACATCTGGCACGATATTGCAACAACAATTAGACAGCCCTCCACCTGACGAAGACGGTGATACAGATCAGACTCCGCTCACATTGGAAAAGATAGAAGCGAAAGCGAACGAG GCAAAAAAAATGACCAACTCCAATAAAACAAAGCCACTTTTGCGAAGGAAAAGCGACTTACCCCAAGACACGTACACAATGCGGGCATTGTCCGATCACAAACGCGCAGACGAATATCTTGTTACGCCACCGGATCCTAACAATTGCTAG
- the LOC100645329 gene encoding serine/threonine-protein phosphatase 2A 56 kDa regulatory subunit gamma isoform isoform X4: MRAFKRIRERMYEKKKCGKETQQGNEREELFIQKLRQCCVLFDFETDPLSDLKWKEVKRTALNEMVEYVTKNKNVITEAIYPEAVNMFAVNLFRTLPPSSNPNGAEFDPEEDEPTLEAAWPHLQLVYEFFLRLLESQDFQPSIARRYIDQKFVLQLLELFDSEDPRERDFLKTTLHRIYGKFLGLRAYIRKQINNVFYRFIYETEHHNGIAELLEILGSIINGFALPLKEEHKIFLLKVLLPLHKAKSLSVYHPQLAYCVVQFLEKDPSLTEPVIRSLLKFWPKTHSPKEVMFLNELEEILDVIEPAEFQKVMDPLFRQLAKCVSSPHFQVAERALYYWNNEYIMSLISDNYAIILPIMYPAFYRNSRNHWNKTIHGLIYNALKLFMEMNQKVFDECTQQYYQDRQRERKFMKDRDEAWMRVEALAMRHPNYNAALKGITNTTSGTILQQQLDSPPPDEDGDTDQTPLTLEKIEAKANEAKKMTNSNKTKPLLRRKSDLPQDTYTMRALSDHKRADEYLVTPPDPNNC; the protein is encoded by the exons ATGAGAGCGTTTAAGAGGATAAGGGAGAGAATgtacgagaaaaagaaatgtgGAAAAG aaaCTCAACaaggaaacgaaagagaagaaTTGTTCATCCAGAAACTACGGCAATGTTGTGTGCTATTCGACTTCGAGACCGATCCTCTTTCGGATCTAAAATGGAAAGAGGTGAAGCGTACTGCCCTCAACGAGATGGTCGAATATGTCACCAAGAACAAAAACGTGATCACGGAGGCGATCTACCCTGAAGCGGTGAACATG TTTGCAGTGAATCTGTTTCGCACTCTTCCACCATCGTCGAATCCGAACGGAGCGGAGTTCGATCCGGAAGAGGATGAGCCAACATTGGAAGCAGCCTGGCCTCACTTGCAACTAGTTTACGAATTCTTCTTACGATTGCTCGAGTCTCAGGATTTCCAGCCCTCCATCGCTAGACGTTACATAGACCAGAAGTTCGTGTTGCAACTTTTGGAACTATTTGACTCGGAGGATCCTCGGGAAAGAGATTTCCTGAAGACAACGCTTCATAGGATTTATGGGAAGTTTTTGGGACTTAGAGCGTACATCAGGAAgcaaataaataatgttttttatcgatttatataTGAAACCGAACACCATAATGGAATTGCCGAACTCCTTGAAATTTTGGGAAG TATAATCAATGGATTCGCACTACCATTAAAAGAAGAAcacaaaatatttctattaaaggTACTTTTACCTTTACACAAAGCCAAATCGCTCTCTGTATATCATCCGCAATTAGCATACTGCGTGGTTCAGTTCCTGGAGAAGGATCCATCATTGACTGAACCTGTTATTAGAAGCCTGCTAAAATTTTGGCCGAAAACACATTCCCCTAAAGAAGTAATGTTTTTGAATGAGCTAGAAGAAATTCTCGATGTGATTGAACCTGCGGAATTTCAAAAAGTCATGGACCCATTATTTAGACAATTAGCGAAATGTGTATCATCTCCACACTTTCAG GTGGCTGAAAGAGCTCTGTATTACTGGAACAACGAATACATAATGTCCCTTATATCGGATAACTATGCAATCATCCTACCAATCATGTATCCAGCATTCTACAGAAATTCTCGAAATCATTGGAACAAAACTATTCACGGCTTGATTTATAATGCATTGAAGCTATTCATGGAGATGAATCAGAAAGTATTCGACGAGTGTACACAACAGTATTATCAG gATCGACAGAGAGAAAGGAAGTTTATGAAAGACAGGGACGAAGCGTGGATGCGCGTTGAAGCATTAGCGATGAGACATCCGAATTACAATGCTGCTCTAAAAGGTATTACGAATACAACATCTGGCACGATATTGCAACAACAATTAGACAGCCCTCCACCTGACGAAGACGGTGATACAGATCAGACTCCGCTCACATTGGAAAAGATAGAAGCGAAAGCGAACGAG GCAAAAAAAATGACCAACTCCAATAAAACAAAGCCACTTTTGCGAAGGAAAAGCGACTTACCCCAAGACACGTACACAATGCGGGCATTGTCCGATCACAAACGCGCAGACGAATATCTTGTTACGCCACCGGATCCTAACAATTGCTAG
- the LOC100645329 gene encoding serine/threonine-protein phosphatase 2A 56 kDa regulatory subunit gamma isoform isoform X3 has translation MVHVDGYIPFSTGGLPKSPSFHQGLALATVLSRESNKPYLTNFTSHYQPLRPLLIETQQGNEREELFIQKLRQCCVLFDFETDPLSDLKWKEVKRTALNEMVEYVTKNKNVITEAIYPEAVNMFAVNLFRTLPPSSNPNGAEFDPEEDEPTLEAAWPHLQLVYEFFLRLLESQDFQPSIARRYIDQKFVLQLLELFDSEDPRERDFLKTTLHRIYGKFLGLRAYIRKQINNVFYRFIYETEHHNGIAELLEILGSIINGFALPLKEEHKIFLLKVLLPLHKAKSLSVYHPQLAYCVVQFLEKDPSLTEPVIRSLLKFWPKTHSPKEVMFLNELEEILDVIEPAEFQKVMDPLFRQLAKCVSSPHFQVAERALYYWNNEYIMSLISDNYAIILPIMYPAFYRNSRNHWNKTIHGLIYNALKLFMEMNQKVFDECTQQYYQDRQRERKFMKDRDEAWMRVEALAMRHPNYNAALKGITNTTSGTILQQQLDSPPPDEDGDTDQTPLTLEKIEAKANEAKKMTNSNKTKPLLRRKSDLPQDTYTMRALSDHKRADEYLVTPPDPNNC, from the exons ATGGTTCACGTGGATGGATATATTCCTTTTTCGACTGGTGGCCTGCCAAAAAGTCCAAGCTTCCATCAGGGGCTCGCCTTGGCTACTGTTTTATCTCGAGAATCGAATAAACCTTACTTGACCAACTTCACTTCGCATTATCAACCGTTACGACCCCTATTAATCG aaaCTCAACaaggaaacgaaagagaagaaTTGTTCATCCAGAAACTACGGCAATGTTGTGTGCTATTCGACTTCGAGACCGATCCTCTTTCGGATCTAAAATGGAAAGAGGTGAAGCGTACTGCCCTCAACGAGATGGTCGAATATGTCACCAAGAACAAAAACGTGATCACGGAGGCGATCTACCCTGAAGCGGTGAACATG TTTGCAGTGAATCTGTTTCGCACTCTTCCACCATCGTCGAATCCGAACGGAGCGGAGTTCGATCCGGAAGAGGATGAGCCAACATTGGAAGCAGCCTGGCCTCACTTGCAACTAGTTTACGAATTCTTCTTACGATTGCTCGAGTCTCAGGATTTCCAGCCCTCCATCGCTAGACGTTACATAGACCAGAAGTTCGTGTTGCAACTTTTGGAACTATTTGACTCGGAGGATCCTCGGGAAAGAGATTTCCTGAAGACAACGCTTCATAGGATTTATGGGAAGTTTTTGGGACTTAGAGCGTACATCAGGAAgcaaataaataatgttttttatcgatttatataTGAAACCGAACACCATAATGGAATTGCCGAACTCCTTGAAATTTTGGGAAG TATAATCAATGGATTCGCACTACCATTAAAAGAAGAAcacaaaatatttctattaaaggTACTTTTACCTTTACACAAAGCCAAATCGCTCTCTGTATATCATCCGCAATTAGCATACTGCGTGGTTCAGTTCCTGGAGAAGGATCCATCATTGACTGAACCTGTTATTAGAAGCCTGCTAAAATTTTGGCCGAAAACACATTCCCCTAAAGAAGTAATGTTTTTGAATGAGCTAGAAGAAATTCTCGATGTGATTGAACCTGCGGAATTTCAAAAAGTCATGGACCCATTATTTAGACAATTAGCGAAATGTGTATCATCTCCACACTTTCAG GTGGCTGAAAGAGCTCTGTATTACTGGAACAACGAATACATAATGTCCCTTATATCGGATAACTATGCAATCATCCTACCAATCATGTATCCAGCATTCTACAGAAATTCTCGAAATCATTGGAACAAAACTATTCACGGCTTGATTTATAATGCATTGAAGCTATTCATGGAGATGAATCAGAAAGTATTCGACGAGTGTACACAACAGTATTATCAG gATCGACAGAGAGAAAGGAAGTTTATGAAAGACAGGGACGAAGCGTGGATGCGCGTTGAAGCATTAGCGATGAGACATCCGAATTACAATGCTGCTCTAAAAGGTATTACGAATACAACATCTGGCACGATATTGCAACAACAATTAGACAGCCCTCCACCTGACGAAGACGGTGATACAGATCAGACTCCGCTCACATTGGAAAAGATAGAAGCGAAAGCGAACGAG GCAAAAAAAATGACCAACTCCAATAAAACAAAGCCACTTTTGCGAAGGAAAAGCGACTTACCCCAAGACACGTACACAATGCGGGCATTGTCCGATCACAAACGCGCAGACGAATATCTTGTTACGCCACCGGATCCTAACAATTGCTAG
- the LOC100645329 gene encoding serine/threonine-protein phosphatase 2A 56 kDa regulatory subunit gamma isoform isoform X2 — protein sequence MDATKIGKDKGKNGKDGETSDETNKVAGGPPVTAAPPPPTLINKIKYQPGGPVIKKDKRQSSSRFNISKNRELQKLPLLSETQQGNEREELFIQKLRQCCVLFDFETDPLSDLKWKEVKRTALNEMVEYVTKNKNVITEAIYPEAVNMFAVNLFRTLPPSSNPNGAEFDPEEDEPTLEAAWPHLQLVYEFFLRLLESQDFQPSIARRYIDQKFVLQLLELFDSEDPRERDFLKTTLHRIYGKFLGLRAYIRKQINNVFYRFIYETEHHNGIAELLEILGSIINGFALPLKEEHKIFLLKVLLPLHKAKSLSVYHPQLAYCVVQFLEKDPSLTEPVIRSLLKFWPKTHSPKEVMFLNELEEILDVIEPAEFQKVMDPLFRQLAKCVSSPHFQVAERALYYWNNEYIMSLISDNYAIILPIMYPAFYRNSRNHWNKTIHGLIYNALKLFMEMNQKVFDECTQQYYQDRQRERKFMKDRDEAWMRVEALAMRHPNYNAALKGITNTTSGTILQQQLDSPPPDEDGDTDQTPLTLEKIEAKANEAKKMTNSNKTKPLLRRKSDLPQDTYTMRALSDHKRADEYLVTPPDPNNC from the exons ATG GATGCGACGAAGATCGGCAAGGACAAGGGAAAGAACGGCAAGGACGGCGAGACCAGTGACGAG ACGAATAAGGTAGCAGGAGGACCACCGGTAACCGCCGCACCGCCACCACCAACGTTGATCAACAAAATCAAATACCAACCCGGAGGCCCTGTGATAAAGAAAGATAAACGGCAAAGTAGCTCAAGATTTAACATATCGAAAAATCGTGAACTTCAAAAGTTGCCGCTTCTATCCG aaaCTCAACaaggaaacgaaagagaagaaTTGTTCATCCAGAAACTACGGCAATGTTGTGTGCTATTCGACTTCGAGACCGATCCTCTTTCGGATCTAAAATGGAAAGAGGTGAAGCGTACTGCCCTCAACGAGATGGTCGAATATGTCACCAAGAACAAAAACGTGATCACGGAGGCGATCTACCCTGAAGCGGTGAACATG TTTGCAGTGAATCTGTTTCGCACTCTTCCACCATCGTCGAATCCGAACGGAGCGGAGTTCGATCCGGAAGAGGATGAGCCAACATTGGAAGCAGCCTGGCCTCACTTGCAACTAGTTTACGAATTCTTCTTACGATTGCTCGAGTCTCAGGATTTCCAGCCCTCCATCGCTAGACGTTACATAGACCAGAAGTTCGTGTTGCAACTTTTGGAACTATTTGACTCGGAGGATCCTCGGGAAAGAGATTTCCTGAAGACAACGCTTCATAGGATTTATGGGAAGTTTTTGGGACTTAGAGCGTACATCAGGAAgcaaataaataatgttttttatcgatttatataTGAAACCGAACACCATAATGGAATTGCCGAACTCCTTGAAATTTTGGGAAG TATAATCAATGGATTCGCACTACCATTAAAAGAAGAAcacaaaatatttctattaaaggTACTTTTACCTTTACACAAAGCCAAATCGCTCTCTGTATATCATCCGCAATTAGCATACTGCGTGGTTCAGTTCCTGGAGAAGGATCCATCATTGACTGAACCTGTTATTAGAAGCCTGCTAAAATTTTGGCCGAAAACACATTCCCCTAAAGAAGTAATGTTTTTGAATGAGCTAGAAGAAATTCTCGATGTGATTGAACCTGCGGAATTTCAAAAAGTCATGGACCCATTATTTAGACAATTAGCGAAATGTGTATCATCTCCACACTTTCAG GTGGCTGAAAGAGCTCTGTATTACTGGAACAACGAATACATAATGTCCCTTATATCGGATAACTATGCAATCATCCTACCAATCATGTATCCAGCATTCTACAGAAATTCTCGAAATCATTGGAACAAAACTATTCACGGCTTGATTTATAATGCATTGAAGCTATTCATGGAGATGAATCAGAAAGTATTCGACGAGTGTACACAACAGTATTATCAG gATCGACAGAGAGAAAGGAAGTTTATGAAAGACAGGGACGAAGCGTGGATGCGCGTTGAAGCATTAGCGATGAGACATCCGAATTACAATGCTGCTCTAAAAGGTATTACGAATACAACATCTGGCACGATATTGCAACAACAATTAGACAGCCCTCCACCTGACGAAGACGGTGATACAGATCAGACTCCGCTCACATTGGAAAAGATAGAAGCGAAAGCGAACGAG GCAAAAAAAATGACCAACTCCAATAAAACAAAGCCACTTTTGCGAAGGAAAAGCGACTTACCCCAAGACACGTACACAATGCGGGCATTGTCCGATCACAAACGCGCAGACGAATATCTTGTTACGCCACCGGATCCTAACAATTGCTAG